A portion of the Salvelinus fontinalis isolate EN_2023a chromosome 32, ASM2944872v1, whole genome shotgun sequence genome contains these proteins:
- the LOC129831252 gene encoding poliovirus receptor-like isoform X1, whose product MARDYAKHCPVSPTKNSLLVIAAILLIIEAASCQRVRVETEVEAYPTESVDLRCQFVDGGNTKLTQVSWIWEPTEGQRDNIAVFHPTYGESFPESPFSGRVRFIKGTLTSPSITITSLKMADAGRYTCEYATYPSGNEQGTTNLVMLAKPKNSASPVVAQASTSGEPVVVAQCEAADSKPAATIKWMGAVGGTENTTSKKGPDGTVTVRSEYLVVPTPEDNGKEVTCIISQRTQDKPQTFPMKLAVEYPPTVSIVGYDNNWYIGRTDAVLTCQATGNPAPTTVTWTVMSGPMPDTVQINANKLIVRKVDEAVNTTFVCEVKNRLGVSKHQVTTAVIEAIVDPSNAGVVAGAIIGSLLALLLVSALIAVLVTRSRRQRRGYPGNGEPGAYGNKARLFGGAGNKNGGTGPNINGPIYTYRESDPGALAKVNDFHGPPGSNPTAHDILLSSEMDEAERRKFDALDDSLEEEEERYDSFSVGMAPAYHIHRRDDEMGGVNIYLDDDMESQRDGSVISRTAIYV is encoded by the exons cTGCTTCGTGTCAGCGGGTGAGGGTGGAGACGGAGGTGGAGGCGTACCCTACCGAGTCGGTCGACCTCCGCTGTCAGTTTGTCGACGGAGGAAACACCAAGCTCACACAG GTGTCGTGGATATGGGAGCCCACGGAAGGCCAGAGGGACAACATTGCCGTCTTTCACCCCACATACGGCGAGAGCTTCCCCGAATCTCCCTTCTCTGGGCGTGTCCGCTTCATCAAAGGCACCTTGACAAGCCCCTCCATTACTATTACCAGCCTGAAGATGGCCGACGCCGGGCGGTACACCTGCGAGTACGCCACCTACCCCAGCGGCAATGAGCAAGGCACCACCAATCTGGTCATGCTTG ctaaaCCCAAGAATTCGGCATCTCCCGTTGTTGCCCAAGCCAGCACCAGCGGCGAACCAGTGGTCGTGGCCCAGTGCGAGGCTGCCGACAGCAAGCCAGCGGCCACCATCAAGTGGATGGGAGCAGTCGGTGGCACTGAAAACACCACCTCCAAAAAAGGGCCGGACGGCACGGTGACGGTGAGGAGCGAGTACCTCGTAGTGCCCACGCCAGAGGACAACGGCAAGGAGGTCACCTGCATAATCAGCCAGCGCACCCAGGACAAGCCCCAGACCTTCCCCATGAAGTTGGCCGTCGAGT aTCCCCCGACTGTGTCCATAGTGGGCTATGATAACAACTGGTACATCGGCCGAACAGACGCTGTCCTGACCTGCCAGGCCACTGGCAACCCTGCCCCCACCACCGTCACTTGGACAGT caTGTCAGGTCCTATGCCTGACACGGTGCAGATCAACGCCAACAAGCTGATCGTGCGGAAGGTGGACGAGGCTGTGAACACCACCTTCGTCTGCGAGGTGAAGAACCGGCTGGGAGTGAGCAAGCACCAGGTCACCACAGCGGTCATCG AGGCCATAGTGGACCCGTCCAACGCGGGCGTGGTGGCGGGGGCTATCATCGGCAGCCTGCTGGCCCTGCTGCTGGTCAGCGCGCTGATTGCCGTCCTGGTGACCCGCAGTCGTCGACAACGGCGCGGCTACCCCGGCAACGGAGAGCCGGGCGCCTACGGGAACAAGGCCCGCCTCTTCGGCGGAGCTGGCAACAAGAATGGAGGCACTGGGCCCAACATCAACGGACCCATCTATACGTACCGCGAGAGTGACCCCGGAGCGCTGGCCAAGGTTAACGACTTCCACGGCCCGCCAGGCTCCAACCCCACCGCCCACGACATCCTGCTGAGCAGCGAAATGGATGAGGCGGAGCGCCGGAAGTTCGACGCACTCGACGACAgcctggaggaggaagaggagcgcTACGACAGCTTCAGCGTGGGCATGGCGCCAGCCTATCACATCCACCGGCGCGACGATGAGATGGGAGGGGTCAACATTTACCTGGATGACGACATGGAGTCACAGCGGGACGGGTCGGTCATCTCCCGGACTGCCATCTACGTCTAG